The following nucleotide sequence is from Manis pentadactyla isolate mManPen7 chromosome 13, mManPen7.hap1, whole genome shotgun sequence.
tatgattagcacacataatgtagaggggtcaCGGGGacggcagtatagcacagagaatacaagtagtgactatgctgatggacagcgactgcaaggGGTGGGtgttggtggggacttgataatatgggtgaatgttgtaaacaCAATgcttctcatgtgaaaccttcataagactgtatatcaatgatacccgaataaaaaaattaaaaagctatgAAATATAActtataaaaaaagaacaaaatggaggGAAGAACCAAGTGAAAATGatataactgaaaaatacaattaaCTACAATTTTAATTTGCTGTCTGGAATCAGTAGAAAGTAAAGACGACATAGAATAGAATCAATGAACTTCAATTAGAATAGAGTgaacatagattttttaaaaagacaaatcctCAGAGACTTGAGGGTCTGTAACAGAAGGTGTAGTATTCATATCATTACAGGCCCAGAAAGAGAGAACAAAGTGTGGAACTAAATAAGTACAGGAAGAAATTATGGCTGAAAATGTCCCAAGGTTGGCAAAAGCTATAAACCTGCAGATTTAAGAATTTCAGCAAATCCGAAAGCAATAACAAAAAAATTCCATACCAAGACACAGCATAATTAAACTTATGAAAATCAATCATTAAACTTCTCAGAACTAACAAGAAAACAATTGTAAACAGCCAGAGAGAAGCAAGATATTGCACAGAAAGCAATGACAATTGGAATGATAGCAGATTTCTCATTTAAAACAATGGAGACCAAAAGAAGTGGTATAGTGTCTTTCAAGTGGTACGAGCTACCAGTCCTCAATCTCACATACTATCCTTAAGGAATAGAAGGGAAATAATGATATtctcatacaaaggaaaactgagagaattttttTGCCAGCAGCCCACCCTTTAATACTCACTAAAGAAAGCTCTCCAAGCAGAAAGGAATAGGAACAGAGGGAGATTGAGAACTTTTGAAAAgaaataacagaatggataaaaacagaaGTAAATAGACAATCCTTCCCTCATGAGtttgtttaattatattttatagttaAACAAAAGTTGTAACACGATATGATGTTGTGTTCAATGTATATAGTGGAAACATTTAAGACAATTATACTTAAAAAGTGGAGAAGGCAAAGGGAAGTAAAGTTTCTATATTTCACTTGAAGTGATAAGATCTCAACACCAGTACACTGTGATGTTACATATATGTATGGTTATACATGGAGCAACTACTAAGAAAACTATATAAAAAGTGATATGCTGAAGAACATTAAAAATGGACCAAAACAGTACTCTAAAAGAATGCTCAAGTAGCCCACAggatggaaggaaaaagaaacagaagaataagAAATAGAAGGAACAGCAAACAAATAACAGAAGTATTCCCTAgtgtatcaataattactttaaatgcaatCTGAATACACAAATTAAAAGACAGATTGGCAGACCTAGCCATATTATTATCTATGAACATTATTTTTTAGAATTGACAAATTAATATCAAACAAAGTAcacttcagagcaaagaaagttGCTAGGaacaaagatggacattacatagcAATAAAAGGATCAATCCACCAAAAAGACCCAGCAATCCTTAAATTTATATGTACCAAACAAtaaagcttcaaaatacatgaagcaaacttTGAAAGAGCTAAAAGAAATAGGCAATCTACAAGTGCAGATGGGGACCTCAATCCCCATTCCTCAATTGATAACACTGTCAGAAAATCAACAAAGAAGAAGAATTGAACAAtactatcaacaaaaagaatttcacatTTATAAAACACTCCAACAACCTCAGAATACACATTCTGCTCCAGAAACCATGCAATGTATACAAAGACAGCTCTTGTCCTGGGTCATAAAACAAACTTGAACAAGCttgaaagaattgaaatcataaaGAGTACATTCTCTGACCAGACTAGagtaaaattagaaatcaattatgGAAAGGCAACAAAAAATCTCCAAATACTTGGAAATTAGACTCAATACTTCTAAAAATTCATGAGTTAAAGAGGAAGTCCCACAGGAAGAAAGTATACATAGATTTGAATGAAAATGAGAGTgtaatatatcaaaatttgtgagatgcaTCTCAGAGTGCTGAGATGTATTTATAGCgataaatgcttacattagaaaACATTGAAGAACTCAGTAAAACTCAATCTAGGTTCCTACTTcgacaaactagaaaaagagcaaaataaataccAAGCGAGCAGAAGGAAAGAATTAACAAAGGCAAaagcagcaatgaaattaaaacagacaaTACAAGTCTGGTTTAATATTCTAAAATCAATCAATGGAACCCACCAAactgacaaaagaagaaaaatcacatatcAGACCATTtggcacagaaaaaaaatttaacaaaattcaacagccattctaacttttttttaatctattacaCTAAGAACAGAGATGATCATCCTCAATCGTATAAAGAAAATCTTACAAAAAAACCTACAGCCAGCAACATAATTAATGGTAAAAAGCTGTTTTTCCTCTAATAGGAAGAAGGCAAGAATATTCACCCCCATTCTTATTCAACATGAGAAGCTCTAGTCACTGTAATAAGGCAAATAAAAGAGGTATTGATTGGAAAGGAATAAAGGTGAAACTCTCTCCATTCCCAGGTcacatgattgtctatgtagaaaaatcCCAGAAAATCTTTTAGATCAGTAAAACTTCCTAAAATGGATAGTGAGTTTGATCTGCTCTCAGGCTACAagataaacacacaaaaatgctTTTCTACGTACTGACAGTGAGCAGGTAGAAACCAAAGCCAAAGTCACAATACCACTTAAAATTGcacagagaaagggaaatactTAGAGATCTAATAAAATGTGTACAGAATCTGTctgataaaaattacaaaattcaagtgaaataaatcaaagaagaccTAGATTCTTTGAGAGACATACCATGTTCAAGGACTgaaaatctcaataaaaaaaagatatcagTTCTCCCTAAATTCATCTATGTGTTTAACACAATTCTTACCAAAATCTAAGCAAGATTTTTCATAGACATAGACAAACTAATTCTAAATTTTTTGTGGAAAAACCCCTAGAATactcaaaatcattttttaaaagaagaatgtaGTGGCAGGAATCACTCAATATTAAGTCATACCAGATAGCTACAATaataaaacaatgtggtactcAAGGAAGGAGAGACACATAGACTAATAGACAAGAATACAGAACCTACACAAATATGCcaaattgatttttaatattGATATGCATTagtttattaatattatatattaactttattaaagtatagtttatatacaatagtatattggtttccagtatacaacatagtgattcaacagttatatattattaaatcctcaccccaactagtgtagttatcacctgtcaacaaagaaagatgttacagaactgctgactatattctctacgctgtactttcatccccgtgactaattatattatggttgagattttgtgcctctttatccccttcacctagcTCTGCCAAATAAATTTTTGATaaggaaacaaagaataaaataaatattgatgaGTCCAAACAGATACAAATGATTCATTCAATCAGTCAAACTCTTAGAGAAGACTTGATTAAATGCAGGAGcaacagaaaagtagaaaatcaCCATTAGAACACCACAATAATAATTGCTGGAGGCAAGATTCACTGATCAGCAGTGGTCATTTAAGGATGAATGGGATTTCTGTATAGCATCATGACCCcccaaatatttttcataagGGAAAACCATAACTACACAGTGGAGAACCCTGGCAGACACCACCTTGACCCCGTGGTCACAGTTAACATCTCCTATGTCTGATTATGTGCCCTTGAGACAATGTGCTGAGAAGGGTGACTTGCCTCTGTGGGGTTCTTTTCAAAAATCAATGATCTCAATGTACTCAAGGAAACAGCAGACAAGTCCAAATGAGAGAAATTCTACAAAATATCCATTACTCTTCAGACACATCAACGTCACACATACCTTATGTAAGACAGAAATAGTCACAGTCTGGAGATAATGGAGGAGACATGACATGAAATGCAATGTGTAGTTCTAGATTGCTACTGGAACAGATAGACTTTACTGAAAAACAGGGGAAATCCATTTAAAGTCAGAGGTTTAGGAAACAGCATTGTAAGAATGTTTCCTGGTTTCAACCAATGTTTTGTGAAATGTGAACAATGGAAGAAGCTCTATGAAGACTGCATAGAAACTCCCTCTACTATCTTTGCAGCTTtcctgtaagtctaaaattacatcaaatttaaaaaaaatttttaaaggctaACGTTGTCACGAGTCATTTCCTAACATACACCAAGCATGATCTAGCCCACAGTGAGGTCAGGTGGGCAGGGGAGAAGCAGAAGAGTGGCCATCCCATAGACTCAAACCACAAATCAGGCATCAGCATCCAGAGTCAGAAAACTCAACCCATTTTCCCAACAGCTGAGCCACTGAAAAACTGACACAGTTAAGTCTGGCCACTCATACAATTCAACGCTTCCTCCACTATGGATGCAAAGAGCAGAGACACAGTTAACATCCAGGAAATTAACAAAAAGTCAtccatatattcaaaatatatgttaCATGTAATGCAACACATATTATTAGATATTCTATacataatttatatgtatatatacctatGTGATGTGCATTACTATACATATTACATgtctgtgtatgtatacatataatatatacaggcatatatttcaatatataattatatactaattatatttatacatatatattatatatgtgtgctaTGTATTGTTATATAGTacatatattacattatatatgaacatatacatacaatatacgaattatattatacatattatatactaCATATGACTTTAATATAAGTGATACTAtgacatatataaatgtatgacTATATATATGTGACATATATGACTGTTCATTTACCAAATATTCATACAAAGAATATACAGATTCTCAGGCAAACAGACCAGGGCCTAATTAAGCAAACGGGGAAGGTGCTAAGAGGCAACTATAGCAGTAGTGGACGCCCTGCCCGCTCCTGCCTGGAGGAAAACTAGTCCAAAGCTTCCCTCTTGTGTTGCAAGGATCCTGAGCACTGGGGTGGGCCAGCCTAACAAGCTCCCATCAGCCAGCGTGGAGGGGCCCACCTGGCAGAAAGGGGAGAAAGCTGACCCACTTGGGGCACCCTGGGCCCTCTCAGAGCAAAGCTGGACTCATGATCTCCTACAATGCTCCTCCAAGGACCTGCAAAGGCCTGGTGAGCAGACCCTGGAGGACCAGGAAAAGGGAGcccgatttttttttttacagccagGCCAAGAGATCCAAGACAAACAGCCCACAGAGGCGCCCCTCCGGCGGACTACAGGAAGGCAACCGGGCCCGGGGGGTGCTGCCCGTCCCGGAAGCTCCTGCGCTGTGAGTTAGTGCTGGGGACTGGCGCAGGAAAGTCCTGCCGCGGGGTAGGGGTGGGCAcccaggcaggcagaggggcGCAGAGTGACATGGCTCGCCTTACCCTTCGAAGACCTTGTTGATCCCCTGGATCACAGCTATCTTTTCTAAGTCAAGGTCCTCAGCAGTGACTCGGTAACCTGTCCAAGCGGCTAGGGGCAGATTCAGTGGGTCATTTCTCCTGCAGCGCAGCAGAGGAATCTTGCGCTTCTGGGGCCTGGAAGTGTCCGATGGGGGTGAGCAATTCCTCAAGCTTTGTTTCTGCCCTGAAGTGGTTTTTGCAGCTTTGTCGTGCTTGATGGTCGTCTGCGGTTCCAGGGAAGCCGGAGCGCTTGGCTGGAGGCCCTCCTCGGGGGCGCTCTTGGAGGACACGTTAGGAGAGGATGAGGCCTGGCCGCGGGGCGCGGCAGCGTCCGGAGCGCCCCTCTGCGGGAGTGGAAAACCTCCGGTAGAGCTGTATGAACTGACAATGGCATTCCGTTTGTTGCACGAGCTCAAAAAGCGGGTCTGGGATTTCTTAGTCAGGCCGTCTCCTGAGTTCTTGGAACCTAAGTCCGTCTTCAGAGGCCCGGGCCTGGGTACGAAGGAAGAGAGGGCTCCGTTGACCATGAGGCGCCTGAACGCGGAGCCACTCCTCTGGGCGTCCTGCCGCCCCGGGGCCGGGCGCCCTTCCTTCCGCTTGGCCAGCTCTTCCCTGCTGTCGATGGCGGTCCGGTCCTGGTCTTCCTTGGCCCGCGGCTCACCTCCCTCTTCGAGGGCCCTCATCAGGGTCCCCTTTACACACGGGGCTGGAAGGTGACCAGATCCTGAAGGGCACGTACAGATGCCCACACCCGGCGTCAGTTTGCCCCTGGCAGATGCCATCTTCGGGATCACTGAGGTGCAGAACATCCTGGAGCTGCAGGCGGGCATCACTGGCTTCTGATGGCTCCTCTGGGGCCCCGGGGAGAAGACCCCCGAGGGGAAACAGCCGGCCTGCTGGCTGGGATATTGCTCCCGATAGTCTGTGACAAGCCACCGGGGGTACCAGCGCCGCTGGGGGGAATCCACAAGGTCCTCGTAGGACAGCCTGCGAGCCAGGACTAGGTCGGGGGCCGCCGAGTGACCCCGGCAGGTGGGGTGCGGGGGCCGGACGCGCTCGGGCCTCTCCGGGGGGGCCGCGTCCAGCACAGCCGGAGACGGCGGCCGGGAGCGGTCTCTGCTCAGGTAACTCCCCATGAGGAGCTGTCGTGCTCGCTCGGGTTCTTGACAAGGAGTCAGTGCCTCGGAGAGGTTTCCGTTAGTGCCGACGGCGCCCGGAGCAAGGCGCGTAAGCGGGCGTGCCGCTTGTGACGCGCCGCTGGAACGCGTGAGCGGGGAAAGGGCGCGCGCACCCACGGCGCTTCGGGGTCCGCTGGCCGCGCTCGGAGGGGCGCGAGGGAGACGCGCTCCCGGCCGCGCACCCTCAGCTCGGCCGGCCGGCGCGGGACGCGGGCCCGGAGCCCGAAAACCGCTCTGGGCTCAGCAGCGCCCACTGGAGCCCGGAGCTTCAGGGTCGGCACCCTGTGTCCACAGGTGCGCATAACCCAGGGTAGATCCCCTCTTAACACCTGCCGCCCACATCCTGCGGGGTAGCACTGCCACCTGAAGGTCCAGGGCGGGAGGACCCCAGAAGGGAAGCAGCTAGAGGGGCCGGATGCCAGAGCGGAGTCACTGCCCCCACCCGCTTCCCTTCTGTACAATCTTACTGTCCAGGTAccctttctctcctcctccccttcCTGGAAAATAAGAATTCTAGACAAGGTTTACAAAATCAGAATATAGAGAcatggaatagccaaagcaatctttatcatattttttaattgagctaTCACTTATACGtgatcttattttggtttcaagtttacaacagtggttcaccagttgcgcatattattaaatcctcacccccactagtgcagttattatctctcaacataggaagatgttacagaatcactggctatattttccatgctgtactaccatccccatgaccagcttacattatgactgagaatttttgtgcccctttatgcccTGACCCTTTCCCctacccagcccctcccccatggtaaccacaagtcacttcccagtgtctataagtctactatcttgttcattttgttttgtttttatatgtcacaaataaattaaatcatatagtatttgtctttctccaccaggcttatatcgcttagcataataccttctaggcccatccatgttgtcacaaatgacagggtttcttttttatgactgtataatattccattatgtatatgtactactgtcttttttatccattcatctattgatgggcacctTGGCTGCTTGCATAACTtatctattataaataataggggtgcatgtatctttttgaattacagCTTGCATTTTCTTcagtaaattactagaagtggaattattggggtattgtatttctatttttagttttttgagaactctccatactgctttccacagtggctgcaccaattgacgttcccaccaacagtgtagcgttttcccttttttccacatccttattaatatttgttatttcttgtcttttccattgtggccattctaactggtgtgaggtgatctctcactgtggttttgatttgcatttccctgatgattagtggtgtggagcatcttctcatgtgtctgttggccatctgtatttcttccttggagaaatgcctgttcaggtcctctacccatttttttattgggttattttgttgttgttgttgaggcttgtgagttctttgtatattttgggtgttaaccccttacaTATTGCCCTATACTGTAGGCTGGCTTTTTATtctgcttatggtgtcctttgctacacatacagaagctttttagcttgatgtagtcacaattgttcattttttattttgtttcccatgcaCACGGAGATGTGtccaaaaaaaattgctcatgcttatgtttaagagatgtttgcctatgttttcttcatgtcttacatttaggtcttttaactcatttctagtttacttttgtgtatggagttagacagtgatccagttttattctcttgcatatcactgttcagttttcctaacaccagtaATTGAAGAGGCAGTCTTTTCAAccttgcatatccatggctcctttatcatgtattgattgaccatatatgtgtgggtttatatctgggctccctattctgacccactgatctatgggtctgttctttcgCCAGGACCATCTATTTTGagtactgtagctttatagtagtACTTGCTTGATAAGTGATTGGTCtactatcttttttatttatagaaCCTTTTGTTATTTATTGCTAAATAACAGGGTTCCattctttttataaatttgtTCACTGGTATCTATAACTTTAAAGAACATGAGTAGCTAGTAGACTTTTCCTTAGGACACCTTTGTTCTTCTGCTTCCATCAGCTGAACTATATGCTCATGATATAGCTATTCATTTAAATTATACTTGGTATTTTTATCCTGCAATCTACTAAAAAACGTGTACATTGAAGCAATATATTCACAAAAAGAAAGGTTTCTTTTTATGAAATCTAAGTTGAATACTTTGGAAAGacttgataaaataaataaactgccTGATAAAATGTTGAGTTAAGTTGGAATAGAATGACTATAAAGGATAGAGgaaagtggtaaaaaaaaaaacttttaagtgTCTTAAAGCACTCATTCTCCTTTAAAAAACTGACAAATGAAATGGGTAATATTCTCCATGAAAAGGCCTTGGCTCTAGATCAGGAAGTTGCTAAATAAAAGACTTGCTATATTTACTTTGAAATAAGCTATTGAATGTCTTGTATATATTACTTTTTATTCTTGCATATATATTCTGGAAACCTAATGTAGCATGGTAAAATACTCAAAAGTTAATGGTTTTAAGTAGCaatggtctactacctttattgtggggtttttttcacTGCTAAAACTATTCaggcttaggaacatttccatctacagaagttcctttaagatatcctgtaatgctggttttgtGGTtctaaattccttcagcctttgtttattttggaaatgtttaatctctccttcaaatttgaattatAATCTTGCTTGGCAGAGggttcttggttgaaggtccttctgtttcaatacattgtatatttcatgcctctcccttctggccggtAAAGTTTCtcctgatagcctgatggggtttcccttagaaacaatcttttttctctctctgtctgctttcaatactctctcgtTATTTTGATCCttgtcatttttattatgttttggtgttgtcctcctggtATTCCTTTTGttgggggctctctgtgctttcatgacctgagtgtctgtttccttccccagactgggaagTTCTCAACAATTATTCTTCAAAGAGAACTTTtgatccctttgtctctctctctcctctcttccggTACCCCTATTACGTGAATACTGTTTCGTTTGGAGTTGCCACACAGCTCACTTACCATTTTTTCATTcttgaagattctttttttctgttcttcagcttcattgtgttcctgttctgtaATTTCCATCTCcctgattgtctcctctacttgcagcaatgaAGTAGATAATAATTCATTCCCTCCCTTGTGTATTTCATTCAGTTGccgtattcttcagctctgggtagctctttttcaaatctatgtctttgttgaagtcctccctgagatcttcaatactttcCCACAGGttagtgagcatatttatgactattTCTTTGAACTTTTTATCAAGATGATTGATGATCTCCATTTCACTTAGCCCCCTTTCTGGTGTCTttccctgtagttttgtttggaacacattcctctgcctcttcattttgtcaggCTCTGTGATTCTCCCTTTGTATTAGGCAGATCTGCTGcacttcctggtctagagaataATGGCTTCatgaaggtgtcctgtggtgcccaggagCTCAGGAATCTTTACCTTCCCTTGCCTGTTTCTCCTTTGAGTGGAGCCCCAGcagctgttggtgggctgtgggcaggacTGCCTTTCCATCTGTCTGTTGGCAGTGGTCTATCTGCTGTGGAAGGCAGTCTGCCTCAGCCGGCCCTTTGTGACCAGAGCAGTGGTACTTCTGGGATCATTGTGGTGGGGGCTGCCTTCTGCTTGCCCTGCAATGATGGCAGCAATGGGCTGGGCTGCCTGCCAGGAAGAAGGAGCACTCTGAGCTGCCTCCTGCAGGCATCTAATTGTGCTGAGACAGGACTGAGAAAGATGGGAAAGCCTCTCTACCTCCCAGGCAGAAAAGTCTGATGCCACTGGGCTGAGTGGGTGGGGGCGGGTATGCTGGGAAGCACCTTGaggctgagccaccagtgagggggatggaacACCTGGGGCTCCCAAGaattcccaacctgttgggaTGAGGGAAGGGTGAGTATatatcatccacctgccctttctcctgcagagatagGTCCGTCCAACCCTTGCCCCCCTGGCTCCACTCCCGCTGCTGGTAAGTCTcccaaactgctgcctctgtgttgaaTCTCAGCAGGACTAGCAGCACATGCCTGTCCTCTACAGGTGGCTGGTGTCTCAGTCTCCCAGAGTGTCCCAACTGTCTCCGGTGTACagtcccactaatcaccagaactcAATACAATGTgaactcatgttcccagagcagatctccagggccagatgcATAAATTTCCTGGGCACCTATGCCCTCCCTGCTGTGCTCCTCTTCCtaccacctgtgggctgggatgtgggaagggcttgggtcctgctcaaCCACATCTCTGCgcctttacccttctctgtgtgggcttctcttctctcccaggtgtaggtggtcttttcttcagtcttcaggtcattttcagggttagctgtatttgctgtagttgcttccttggtatgcgtgtgggaggaggtttctgtcttgctTTTCTGCTCCACTCTCTTGAGCCTCCTGATCCCTTGCCTTCATTACTTTTacagctgaaaaatattccattgtatgggtacACCACATCTGTTAAACAACTAACCAGTTGGTGGACATTTTAGCTGTGTTGACTTTTATGCATTGTGAACAATTCTGCTGTGACCATTCACATATAATCTTTGCGtgaacatgtttttgtttttggaagtAGATGCTTAGGAGTGGGGTTGTTAGGTGATATAGTAAATCTaagtttaatttttgaagaaacGTCCAAActtttttcaaagtggctgcagcattttaaaataacaccagcagggtggagccaacatggtggggtgagtaggacagtgggaatctcctcccaaaaacatatatatttttgaaaatacaacaaatacaactaatcctaaaagagagaccagaagacacaggacaacagccagactacatccacatgtgcgagagcccagcacctggtgaaaggggtaagatacaaccccccgcccggtgggacccgagcacacttccccccagctcccggcgggagggagagggagcccaggactgctaaacacccagccccagccaccagagcgcagacacagtgcatgcgtggagggatggaaactagggaaacagggcaggaagatcTCTGAGCGGattccaaagctgatgcccctgtgaaaaagaaaagcgagtgctttttgaaagtcttaaagggacagggacgtaacagctggacgaaaacaacacaggtcacagcccagtggctggaaattacagggaaaactgggcacactaaccccctgggcaacagctctgagacccctcacagaggtaaacagccaaacagcccccctgttcATTACCCCTcccggcgctgcgaaagcagagaagcagcctaaggcagaccatgcccacagaaagggaaattcccccattccagccgggcaagacacaaagacccagtctacatgcaattacccaacacaagccactaggggtcgcagttgtcccagtaaagaaaggccagtagcaagtgaaaaggttggccctcccagctgacagtcaatagcacctgtcaacatgaaaagaaaaaaaatatgatccagacaagactaacccagacagcttcggcatctgctacatcttcccctgagaaggaacccgggaagatagatttaaccagtcttcctgaaaaagaattcaaaacaaaagtcataaccatgctgatggacttgcagagaaatatgcaagaactaatgaaggagaatacagaaataaaacaagctctggaacaacttcaaaacagaatggatgagatgcaagagaccattaatggactagaaaacagagaacaggaacgcagagaagctgatgcagagagagataaaaggatctccaggaatgaaagaattctaagagagctgagtgaccaatcgaaacggaacaatatccgcattataggggtaccagaagaagaagagagaaaaaaagggatagaaagtgtctttgaagaaataattgccgaaaacttccccaaactaggggaagaaatggcctctcagaccacagagatacacagaactcccatgacaagggatccaaggggggcaacaccaagacacataataattaaaatggcaaagatcaaagacaaggacaaagtattaaaggcagccagagagaaaaaaaaagattacctacaaaggaaaacccatcaggctatcatcagacttctcaacagacaacctacaggccagaagagaatggcatgatatacttaatgcaatgaaacagaagggcctcgaaccaagactactgtatccagcacgtatatcatgtaaatatgaaggagggattaaacaattcccagacaagcaaaagttgagggaatttgcctcccacaaaccacctctacagggcatcctacagggactgctctagatgggagcactcctaaaaagagcacacaacaaaacacccaacatatgaagaagggaggaggaggaataagaagggagagaaataaagaatcatcagaccgtgtttataatagctcaacaagcgacttaagttagacagtaagatagtaaagaagctaaccctgaacctatCATAACCACAAACttacagcctgcaat
It contains:
- the LOC118923772 gene encoding nuclear envelope pore membrane protein POM 121-like, with the translated sequence MGSYLSRDRSRPPSPAVLDAAPPERPERVRPPHPTCRGHSAAPDLVLARRLSYEDLVDSPQRRWYPRWLVTDYREQYPSQQAGCFPSGVFSPGPQRSHQKPVMPACSSRMFCTSVIPKMASARGKLTPGVGICTCPSGSGHLPAPCVKGTLMRALEEGGEPRAKEDQDRTAIDSREELAKRKEGRPAPGRQDAQRSGSAFRRLMVNGALSSFVPRPGPLKTDLGSKNSGDGLTKKSQTRFLSSCNKRNAIVSSYSSTGGFPLPQRGAPDAAAPRGQASSSPNVSSKSAPEEGLQPSAPASLEPQTTIKHDKAAKTTSGQKQSLRNCSPPSDTSRPQKRKIPLLRCRRNDPLNLPLAAWTGYRVTAEDLDLEKIAVIQGINKVFEG